The Candidatus Nitrosymbiomonas proteolyticus genome has a segment encoding these proteins:
- a CDS encoding glycogen synthase: MKGISLKVLFVSAEVAPFAKVGGLADVIGSLPKALAEMGHEVRVIMPAYGMIEEQHALEVVPVNGTFEVGTGSLWNRRAYLKRTQFGKVEIWFVGGHERFAAARSSETVYQSGFEQYVFFAKAVLEACAGQDWIPDIVHANDWHTGLVPVLMEEDGSRVWERTARAFTIHNLAYQGIFGIDVLDYAGLDHSLFRFDKLETFGAFNFLKAGCVYSDQVNTVSERYSREIETPEFGCGLWGLMRHLRATGRFQGILNGIDTDEFNPATDPRIAANFDAHHPAGKSICRSDLMREIQLEPIESTPLLVAVSRLSEQKGMDLILSALERLVALPTQIFIQGIGDPWLADRFDEAAQKYPKHFRFVERFDIELGQRAYAGGDMFLMPSSFEPCGLGQMIAMRYGTAPIVRSTGGLADTVIDGELGFVFGDRTPEGLFDAVTRARDSYLDPSKWYALQQACLRADYSWESSAVRYQQMYESAVRHRRGTAPSEGSPAAGNFVG; the protein is encoded by the coding sequence TTGAAGGGAATCAGTTTGAAAGTCCTTTTCGTGTCCGCTGAAGTCGCTCCGTTCGCAAAGGTCGGGGGCCTGGCGGATGTCATTGGTTCCCTTCCCAAAGCCCTTGCCGAGATGGGCCATGAGGTTCGAGTGATCATGCCCGCGTATGGGATGATCGAGGAACAGCACGCGCTCGAAGTCGTCCCGGTTAACGGGACCTTTGAAGTGGGCACGGGCTCGCTGTGGAACCGCAGGGCGTATCTTAAGCGAACTCAGTTCGGCAAGGTCGAAATCTGGTTCGTCGGGGGCCACGAACGGTTTGCTGCCGCGCGTTCCAGTGAGACGGTGTATCAGTCGGGCTTCGAACAGTACGTGTTTTTCGCCAAGGCCGTACTGGAAGCGTGCGCCGGACAGGATTGGATTCCCGATATCGTTCACGCCAACGACTGGCATACGGGCCTGGTGCCCGTGCTCATGGAGGAAGATGGGAGCCGAGTTTGGGAGCGAACGGCCCGCGCGTTTACGATCCATAACCTTGCGTACCAAGGGATCTTCGGGATCGACGTACTGGATTACGCGGGGCTTGATCACTCGCTGTTCAGGTTCGACAAGCTCGAAACGTTCGGCGCGTTCAACTTCCTCAAGGCCGGATGCGTGTATTCGGACCAAGTCAACACGGTCAGCGAACGCTACTCGCGCGAGATCGAAACTCCGGAGTTTGGCTGCGGGTTGTGGGGTCTGATGCGGCATCTTCGGGCTACAGGGCGGTTTCAGGGCATCCTGAACGGGATCGACACCGACGAGTTCAACCCCGCGACCGATCCTCGCATCGCCGCCAACTTCGACGCCCACCACCCAGCAGGCAAGTCGATCTGTCGCAGCGACCTCATGCGCGAGATTCAACTCGAACCGATAGAGTCGACTCCGCTGCTTGTGGCGGTCAGCAGGCTGAGCGAGCAAAAGGGCATGGACTTGATCCTGAGCGCCTTGGAACGGCTCGTCGCCTTGCCCACTCAGATTTTCATTCAGGGAATCGGCGATCCGTGGCTGGCGGACCGGTTCGATGAGGCGGCACAGAAGTACCCGAAGCACTTTCGCTTTGTGGAGAGGTTCGATATCGAACTCGGGCAACGCGCATACGCGGGAGGGGACATGTTCCTCATGCCGAGTTCCTTCGAGCCTTGTGGCCTCGGCCAGATGATCGCCATGCGCTATGGAACCGCGCCGATCGTGCGAAGCACGGGGGGCCTTGCCGATACCGTGATCGACGGGGAATTGGGGTTCGTGTTCGGAGACCGGACGCCCGAAGGCCTTTTCGACGCCGTAACTCGCGCCCGCGATTCCTATTTGGACCCTTCCAAATGGTATGCCCTGCAGCAGGCTTGCCTTCGGGCGGACTACTCGTGGGAATCGAGCGCGGTGAGGTACCAGCAGATGTACGAATCAGCGGTGCGGCATCGCCGCGGGACCGCCCCTAGCGAGGGGAGCCCGGCCGCTGGCAATTTCGTAGGTTGA
- a CDS encoding epoxyqueuosine reductase has translation MDCSGAHDGDGLKLRALEEGFDAAGICDAQPPPHYSEYVRWLQQGFHATMAYLDRHRALKDSPQNLLPGVRSILAVALNYNQPTEQRPGHPRVARYALGRDYHKIIRPRLRRLGEWAVRELGGNFRVCVDSAPILERDYAQLAGLGWYGKNTCLIDSRRGSWFLIGLLLLTERFRPDAPAVGGCGSCRLCIDACPTGAIVPAEDGWRVDARRCVSYLTIEHRGPIDPGLQERIGDWTFGCDACQEVCPFNQPRPQQPFRAQATETADLLRRTELPPLDRLATLSEDEWDPLTRGSALRRAGFEGLRRNAEINLRNCQRPGSPR, from the coding sequence GTGGATTGTAGCGGGGCTCACGACGGCGACGGGTTGAAGCTGCGGGCCCTGGAAGAGGGCTTTGACGCGGCGGGAATCTGCGATGCCCAGCCTCCACCTCACTACAGCGAGTACGTTCGGTGGCTTCAGCAAGGGTTTCACGCGACGATGGCGTATCTCGACCGTCACCGCGCTCTCAAGGACAGCCCCCAAAACCTCCTGCCGGGCGTGCGATCGATCCTCGCGGTCGCACTGAACTACAACCAGCCCACGGAACAGCGGCCGGGCCATCCGCGCGTCGCTCGGTACGCTCTCGGGCGCGATTATCACAAGATCATCCGGCCCAGGCTTCGGAGATTGGGTGAGTGGGCGGTTCGGGAGTTGGGAGGAAACTTCCGCGTGTGCGTTGACTCTGCGCCGATCTTGGAGCGGGATTACGCCCAGCTCGCGGGCCTAGGCTGGTATGGCAAGAACACCTGCCTGATCGACAGTCGACGGGGAAGCTGGTTCTTGATCGGGCTCCTCTTGCTCACCGAACGATTTCGTCCCGACGCGCCGGCCGTCGGAGGTTGTGGCTCGTGCAGGCTGTGCATCGACGCTTGTCCCACCGGGGCGATTGTCCCCGCCGAGGACGGCTGGAGGGTCGATGCCCGAAGATGCGTGAGCTACCTCACCATCGAACACCGGGGGCCGATCGACCCGGGCCTCCAAGAGAGAATCGGTGACTGGACCTTTGGCTGCGATGCGTGCCAGGAGGTTTGTCCCTTCAACCAGCCCCGCCCGCAACAGCCATTTCGCGCACAGGCCACCGAGACGGCCGACCTCTTACGCCGCACGGAGTTGCCTCCGCTGGATCGTCTAGCAACGCTCTCAGAGGATGAGTGGGACCCGCTGACGAGGGGTTCAGCGCTCAGGAGGGCAGGCTTCGAGGGACTCCGGCGAAACGCCGAAATCAACCTACGAAATTGCCAGCGGCCGGGCTCCCCTCGCTAG
- a CDS encoding ribosomal RNA small subunit methyltransferase A has protein sequence MVDLHEPRALRAFLSRHGYSPQKSLGQHFLCSKRVSRAIANALHGMKGALEIGPGPGALTSLVCEVCESVEAIELDARAENALAESAPCAKVTLGDALSVDWGEILERLPRPRAIVSNLPYLITGPLIGRVEDHALRIDLAVLMMQAEVADRVRAGAGDSARGALSVTMQCLFCIEKVVEAPPGCFVPPPKVQSTVLKLTPRKHIDWVRAAEIKRLSHLGFRQPRKTLLNNLSLQYSKLVVAEAIEEAKLAASVRPHQLELEHWELLVRRLSGL, from the coding sequence TTGGTCGACTTGCACGAACCTCGCGCGTTGCGGGCCTTTCTCTCGCGGCACGGATACTCTCCGCAGAAATCCCTCGGGCAGCACTTTCTTTGTTCGAAGCGGGTGTCTCGCGCCATCGCAAACGCGCTCCACGGGATGAAGGGCGCGCTTGAGATCGGTCCAGGCCCTGGGGCTCTTACGTCGCTGGTGTGCGAGGTCTGCGAGTCCGTGGAGGCGATCGAACTCGACGCGAGAGCCGAAAACGCCCTTGCTGAGTCGGCGCCTTGCGCGAAGGTCACCCTGGGGGACGCCCTGAGCGTCGATTGGGGGGAGATTCTCGAACGGCTGCCCCGGCCTCGCGCCATCGTGTCGAACCTGCCCTACCTGATTACCGGCCCACTCATCGGACGGGTCGAAGATCACGCCCTGAGAATCGACCTCGCCGTGCTCATGATGCAGGCGGAAGTCGCCGACCGAGTCCGGGCAGGGGCGGGGGATTCTGCGCGCGGCGCGCTATCGGTGACGATGCAGTGTCTCTTTTGCATCGAGAAGGTCGTCGAAGCGCCGCCAGGTTGCTTTGTGCCGCCGCCCAAAGTCCAAAGCACGGTTCTCAAGCTCACCCCGCGCAAGCACATCGATTGGGTTCGAGCCGCCGAGATCAAGCGCCTTTCCCACCTTGGCTTCCGCCAGCCCCGCAAGACCCTCCTGAACAACCTCAGCCTGCAATACTCCAAGTTGGTCGTGGCGGAGGCGATCGAAGAGGCGAAGCTCGCAGCTTCCGTTCGTCCCCACCAATTGGAGCTTGAGCATTGGGAGCTCCTGGTCCGGAGGTTGAGTGGATTGTAG
- a CDS encoding cell wall-binding protein YocH precursor — protein sequence MARPLAVFLVCCALLAGSALASLSQQSKSDPDVKVVLARESKPIPYPVVYEFSRTVGQGRVVKKRDGEDGKLTSTYAVTLKNGKPIAQVLLKEERIEPVEALFHMGRMGYPASRGSHTRSQVIEMEATAYEPSAGRGKRATYRTSTGLRAGYGIVAVDPTVIPYGTRLFVEGYGYAIAADTGSAIKGNRIDVCFQTRAEALEWGRRKVKVHIFRERP from the coding sequence ATGGCGCGTCCGCTCGCGGTCTTCTTGGTTTGCTGCGCCCTGCTCGCAGGTTCAGCCCTTGCTTCGCTCAGCCAGCAGTCGAAGAGCGATCCGGATGTCAAGGTCGTGCTCGCGCGGGAGTCGAAGCCGATTCCGTATCCGGTCGTATACGAGTTCAGCCGAACTGTGGGCCAAGGGAGAGTGGTCAAGAAACGCGACGGTGAAGATGGGAAGTTGACCAGCACCTACGCTGTGACCCTCAAGAACGGCAAGCCCATCGCCCAGGTCCTTCTCAAAGAAGAGCGAATCGAGCCTGTTGAAGCGCTGTTTCACATGGGCCGGATGGGCTATCCCGCGAGCCGCGGAAGCCACACCAGGTCTCAAGTGATCGAGATGGAAGCGACCGCTTATGAGCCCAGCGCGGGCCGGGGCAAACGAGCCACCTACCGCACTTCGACGGGTCTCAGGGCGGGCTACGGTATCGTTGCCGTCGATCCCACTGTCATCCCTTATGGCACGAGGCTGTTCGTCGAAGGGTACGGCTATGCGATCGCGGCCGACACCGGTAGCGCGATCAAGGGCAACCGGATCGACGTGTGCTTTCAGACCCGCGCCGAGGCCCTCGAATGGGGACGCCGGAAGGTCAAGGTACACATCTTTCGCGAGCGTCCATAA
- a CDS encoding methylaspartate mutase gives MSQDILRIVATDCGSTTTKSILIERNPEGNYRLVARGEAPTTVERPFEDVTKGVLNAVTELEEVTETNVPEAEGFKPGRRKLLKDGKVWRLQKNGEVVDQRSNELEAADLYVSTSSAGGGLQMMVAGVVKRMSAESAERAALGAGAILMDTLAVDDGRREFERVQRLRQLRPDIVLMSGGTDGGTKQHLIDMAEVVRRADPRPRFGDMKLPIIYAGNVAARSEVSQVLGETIELKCVDNLRPTLDRENLDPARDEIHEMFLEHVMQQAPGYAKLLEWTSEEIMATPNAVGKLMKSYADQERLNLLGVDIGGATTDVFSVFGGVYNRTVSANLGMSYSICNVLKEAGIEDIVRWLPFEVDPFEVRNRLRNKMIRPTTIPQTYEDLLIEHAVAREALRLAFEHHKSLARGLVGVQQQRDVGQIFDQKESGQTLVQMMKLDMVIGSGGVLSHAPSRAQSALMMMDAYQPEGVTMLTVDSIFMMPHLGVLSEHFYDAARQVFEFDCIVKCGDCVSPVGKGSEGEPCVRVTGAGVDESVACGQIKVIPLERGKFLEATIEPAKGFDVGAGKGKPITKRLEGGTVGIIVDARGRPLNIDSVPNRVAKLREWLQAMGLPLV, from the coding sequence ATGTCCCAGGACATTCTGCGCATCGTTGCAACCGACTGTGGATCGACTACGACGAAGTCGATCCTGATCGAAAGGAACCCCGAAGGCAATTACCGCTTGGTCGCGCGAGGGGAGGCACCTACCACAGTCGAGCGTCCCTTTGAAGACGTTACGAAAGGCGTCCTCAACGCCGTGACGGAACTCGAAGAGGTCACCGAGACCAACGTTCCCGAGGCCGAAGGTTTCAAGCCCGGCCGGCGGAAGCTGCTGAAGGACGGGAAGGTGTGGCGCCTTCAGAAGAACGGCGAAGTCGTCGATCAGCGCTCGAACGAGTTGGAGGCGGCCGATCTTTACGTGTCGACAAGCTCTGCCGGTGGCGGCTTGCAGATGATGGTTGCGGGCGTCGTCAAGCGCATGAGCGCGGAATCGGCGGAACGGGCGGCGCTCGGCGCGGGGGCGATCTTGATGGACACTCTCGCCGTGGACGATGGCCGCCGGGAGTTTGAGAGGGTTCAGCGCCTGCGGCAACTCCGCCCCGATATCGTGCTCATGTCAGGGGGGACCGACGGCGGCACCAAGCAGCACCTGATCGACATGGCGGAGGTGGTGCGGCGGGCCGACCCTCGGCCGCGTTTCGGCGACATGAAGCTGCCGATCATTTACGCCGGCAACGTTGCCGCGCGGTCTGAGGTGAGCCAAGTCCTGGGTGAGACGATCGAACTCAAGTGCGTCGACAACCTCCGGCCGACTCTCGACCGCGAAAACCTCGACCCCGCGCGGGACGAGATTCATGAGATGTTCCTTGAGCACGTCATGCAGCAGGCCCCTGGATACGCAAAGCTCCTCGAATGGACGAGCGAGGAGATCATGGCGACGCCCAACGCCGTGGGCAAGCTGATGAAGTCCTACGCCGACCAGGAGCGCCTGAATCTATTGGGCGTGGACATCGGTGGGGCCACCACGGACGTGTTCAGCGTCTTTGGCGGGGTTTACAACCGCACGGTTTCTGCGAACCTCGGGATGAGCTACTCGATTTGCAACGTGCTCAAAGAGGCCGGAATCGAGGACATCGTGAGGTGGCTGCCGTTCGAGGTCGATCCCTTCGAAGTGCGGAATCGGTTGCGGAACAAGATGATCCGTCCGACCACCATCCCGCAAACCTACGAGGACCTGCTGATCGAACATGCTGTCGCGCGGGAAGCGTTGCGTCTGGCGTTCGAGCACCATAAATCACTCGCAAGGGGGCTAGTCGGGGTGCAGCAGCAACGCGATGTCGGGCAGATCTTCGACCAGAAGGAGTCGGGGCAAACCCTGGTGCAAATGATGAAGCTGGACATGGTCATCGGGTCGGGAGGAGTGCTCTCCCACGCGCCGAGCCGGGCCCAGTCCGCGTTGATGATGATGGACGCCTATCAGCCCGAAGGCGTGACCATGCTCACGGTCGATTCGATCTTCATGATGCCGCACCTAGGCGTCCTTTCGGAGCACTTCTACGATGCCGCGCGGCAGGTGTTTGAATTCGACTGCATCGTAAAGTGTGGCGACTGCGTCTCCCCTGTCGGCAAAGGCAGCGAAGGCGAGCCGTGCGTTCGGGTGACGGGCGCAGGTGTCGACGAGTCCGTGGCCTGCGGGCAAATCAAGGTCATTCCTCTGGAGCGCGGGAAGTTCCTTGAGGCCACGATTGAACCCGCCAAAGGCTTCGATGTCGGGGCGGGGAAGGGCAAGCCGATCACCAAGCGGCTGGAAGGCGGAACGGTGGGGATTATCGTCGACGCGCGAGGCCGCCCGCTCAACATCGACTCTGTGCCGAACCGGGTCGCCAAGCTGAGGGAGTGGTTGCAGGCGATGGGCCTTCCGCTCGTTTGA
- a CDS encoding glycosyltransferase yields MKNTLSLCLLVRNESANVGTAIKSFEGLVDEVVVVDTGSADDTREVARNHGAAVLDYPWRDDFAAVRNFLFSSARCDWIFHLDADETLLPGSDEEIRTLIRRPEAQGAYVLRQDLFSADDPSQFTQMLQLRLFRSEGLPQQVGRCHPHFEPPLEDVARSLGRQVVLSNVRLRHTGYVAELKPAKLERSARLLELELQDRPGQFYYQVELATTLMQLGSDRANAALLQACETLRPHISAPTAPSHQAALLLEVLLQIPEHNLPGGWSKDQVRELSARWFPNSAPLAWLRASFEFREGRFESARETLEHLRAMAENESYDKTTSFHPRIFGPELHLNLGVCYARLGELNEAVACFEGLRNTQFAGFAEQNLAAIRDLQRQFESEA; encoded by the coding sequence ATGAAGAACACGCTCAGCCTCTGCCTGCTCGTGCGAAACGAATCCGCAAACGTCGGGACAGCGATCAAGTCGTTCGAGGGCCTCGTCGATGAGGTAGTCGTTGTAGACACCGGGTCCGCCGACGACACGCGTGAGGTGGCACGGAATCACGGGGCCGCAGTGCTGGACTATCCTTGGCGAGACGATTTCGCGGCGGTACGCAACTTCCTCTTCTCTTCCGCGCGGTGCGACTGGATCTTTCACCTCGACGCCGATGAGACGCTTCTTCCCGGAAGCGACGAGGAGATTCGAACGCTCATCCGACGGCCCGAGGCCCAAGGGGCTTACGTGCTCCGGCAAGACCTCTTTTCGGCGGACGACCCTTCTCAGTTCACGCAAATGCTGCAGCTCCGACTGTTTCGCAGCGAGGGTCTTCCTCAGCAGGTGGGACGTTGCCACCCGCACTTTGAACCACCGCTGGAGGACGTCGCGCGCTCCTTGGGCAGACAGGTCGTCCTCTCGAACGTTCGGCTTAGGCACACCGGCTACGTTGCCGAACTCAAACCCGCAAAGCTCGAGCGATCGGCAAGGCTCTTGGAACTGGAGCTACAGGATCGGCCAGGGCAGTTCTATTATCAGGTCGAACTTGCGACGACCTTAATGCAACTGGGGAGTGACCGGGCCAACGCTGCCTTGCTCCAGGCGTGCGAGACGTTGCGACCGCATATTTCGGCCCCGACTGCGCCGAGCCACCAAGCGGCCCTTCTATTGGAAGTCCTGCTGCAGATCCCAGAACACAACCTGCCTGGCGGATGGTCCAAGGACCAAGTCAGGGAACTCTCTGCCCGGTGGTTCCCCAACTCGGCTCCGCTAGCTTGGCTTCGGGCATCGTTTGAGTTCCGCGAGGGCAGGTTCGAATCCGCAAGGGAGACGCTCGAACACCTTAGAGCCATGGCTGAAAACGAATCGTACGACAAGACCACGAGCTTCCATCCGAGAATCTTCGGACCCGAACTGCACCTGAACCTCGGAGTCTGCTACGCAAGGCTCGGCGAACTGAACGAAGCGGTTGCCTGCTTCGAGGGACTGCGGAACACTCAGTTCGCGGGTTTTGCTGAACAAAACCTCGCCGCGATTCGCGATCTTCAGCGGCAGTTTGAATCCGAAGCCTGA
- a CDS encoding glycerol-3-phosphate ABC transporter ATP-binding protein, producing the protein MAGVRFNGIGKVFGKDVHAVRDLNLEIADQEFMVLVGPSGCGKTTALRMVAGLEEATTGDIFIGDRRVNDVPPKDRDIAMVFQNYALYPHMNVYDNIAFGLRLRELKGVFWQLSHLSQARKVKGDIDRRVRETAAMLGIETLLHRKPKELSGGQRQRVALGRAIVRQPKVFLMDEPLSNLDAKLRIQTRAELIRLHRSLQITTIYVTHDQVEAMTMGQRIAVMKDGVLQQCDVPEVVYNQPANKFVAGFIGSPPMNFVEAHIRKEGAKVWIDASDFKLPLNGTASEGVADGQMVWLGIRPEAIFDAKVPSSVKASQENTLQLKIDVLEPLGHEYVAYLTTGTHNLIATLDPTSKVKETESAEFLINLDEIHVFDAETEQAIR; encoded by the coding sequence TTGGCAGGAGTCAGATTCAACGGCATCGGCAAGGTTTTCGGGAAGGACGTTCACGCTGTTCGCGACCTGAATCTTGAAATCGCTGACCAAGAGTTCATGGTCCTCGTCGGCCCTTCGGGATGCGGAAAGACCACCGCGCTGCGGATGGTCGCCGGGCTCGAAGAAGCGACCACCGGCGACATCTTCATCGGGGACCGGCGAGTCAACGACGTGCCCCCGAAAGACCGCGACATCGCGATGGTGTTCCAGAACTACGCCCTCTACCCTCATATGAACGTGTACGACAACATCGCGTTCGGGCTGAGGCTGCGCGAGCTCAAGGGCGTGTTCTGGCAACTCAGCCACCTCAGCCAAGCGCGCAAAGTCAAAGGCGACATCGACCGGAGGGTCCGCGAAACCGCCGCAATGCTCGGGATCGAGACCCTGCTTCACCGAAAGCCCAAGGAACTCTCCGGCGGCCAAAGGCAGAGAGTCGCGCTCGGTCGGGCCATCGTCCGCCAGCCCAAGGTGTTCCTCATGGACGAGCCCCTCTCCAACCTCGACGCCAAGCTCAGAATCCAGACACGCGCCGAGTTGATTCGGCTCCACCGATCGCTCCAGATCACCACGATCTACGTCACCCACGATCAGGTAGAGGCGATGACGATGGGGCAGCGAATCGCCGTGATGAAGGATGGCGTGCTGCAGCAATGCGACGTCCCAGAGGTCGTCTACAACCAGCCCGCGAACAAGTTCGTCGCCGGGTTCATCGGGTCCCCGCCCATGAACTTCGTCGAGGCGCACATCCGCAAGGAAGGCGCCAAGGTGTGGATCGACGCTTCCGACTTCAAGCTTCCCCTGAACGGAACTGCGAGCGAGGGGGTCGCAGACGGTCAAATGGTTTGGCTCGGAATCCGGCCCGAAGCCATTTTCGATGCGAAGGTGCCCTCGTCGGTCAAGGCATCGCAAGAAAACACCCTCCAACTCAAGATCGACGTCCTCGAACCCCTCGGGCACGAATATGTCGCCTACCTAACGACCGGCACGCACAACCTCATCGCCACCCTAGACCCCACTTCGAAGGTGAAGGAGACTGAGTCGGCGGAGTTCCTCATCAACCTCGACGAAATCCACGTGTTCGACGCCGAGACCGAACAAGCGATTCGGTGA
- a CDS encoding alpha-L-glutamate ligase yields MSLGSPILISRCNGLNPHHYDVVLDWIEQQHPDLLRHVAGRALPYSLPSDSKCRLHIPWLQDPVEDLHASAYRWSTELSRQCDERGIRTINRVDKHANVSRLEASRRLASAGIRTPKVVAVASEEELRDCLCGMEPPVILRDNRSHQSPFVRIDSMSGARTANLNGFRDPVLAEFIDVASPDGAYRKFRCILLGDAVYSHHLQVTESWISRGKGRIKNASTREEEIEYLLAPEPHEELMRAARKALDLEFLGVDYALDKQGRVVVWEANLYPHIHFSKNDLVYRNFAMERTIAGMVRYYLEQAGIPAPARLIQQASYVNGE; encoded by the coding sequence TTGAGCCTAGGTTCGCCGATCCTGATTTCCCGATGCAACGGACTGAACCCCCACCACTACGACGTGGTATTGGACTGGATTGAGCAGCAGCACCCCGATCTGCTTCGCCACGTCGCAGGAAGGGCGTTGCCCTACTCGCTTCCCAGCGATTCCAAATGCCGGCTCCATATCCCCTGGCTGCAAGATCCCGTTGAGGACCTTCACGCTTCCGCTTACCGTTGGTCGACTGAGTTGTCGCGTCAGTGCGACGAGCGAGGAATCCGAACGATCAACCGCGTGGACAAGCATGCGAACGTTTCCAGGTTGGAAGCGAGCCGACGGCTCGCTTCGGCAGGCATCCGCACTCCCAAGGTCGTGGCCGTTGCGAGCGAGGAGGAGCTACGCGATTGCCTTTGCGGCATGGAACCTCCTGTAATTCTGCGCGACAATAGGTCTCACCAGAGCCCTTTCGTGCGAATCGATTCGATGTCGGGGGCAAGAACCGCAAACCTCAATGGATTTCGTGACCCGGTCCTGGCCGAGTTCATCGATGTGGCTAGTCCAGACGGAGCCTACAGAAAGTTTCGGTGTATCCTGCTGGGAGACGCCGTCTACTCGCATCACCTTCAAGTCACGGAGTCTTGGATTTCGCGGGGAAAAGGGCGAATCAAGAACGCATCGACACGCGAGGAGGAGATCGAATACCTGCTCGCTCCAGAACCCCATGAGGAACTCATGCGCGCCGCGCGAAAGGCCCTCGATTTGGAGTTTTTAGGAGTCGACTACGCTCTCGACAAACAAGGCCGGGTGGTCGTTTGGGAGGCCAACCTCTACCCGCACATTCACTTCTCGAAAAACGACCTTGTCTATCGCAACTTCGCAATGGAGCGTACAATTGCAGGGATGGTCCGCTACTATTTGGAGCAGGCGGGAATCCCCGCGCCCGCCAGATTGATCCAACAAGCGTCTTATGTCAACGGAGAGTGA
- a CDS encoding polyisoprenoid-binding periplasmic protein YceI, giving the protein MKARIVLSVAVAALGLTLAGAADQKFKVGDAGGMKVAQTFSFTSEAQFENFTGQTHKVTGAINFDPVKRTGSGKIEVDLGSVDTGIAMRNEHLQSDMWFNTAKFPKATFETTTVKHVKGDEYQVTGKLTLHGVTRTITTTATVRYLPESDATRKAMFMGNVVNLKCRFQVKLADYGIMIPDMAKGKVAETIAVNLNVFGYTG; this is encoded by the coding sequence ATGAAAGCAAGAATCGTACTTTCCGTAGCGGTCGCAGCCCTCGGCCTTACCCTGGCGGGCGCTGCCGATCAAAAGTTCAAAGTCGGCGACGCCGGCGGCATGAAGGTCGCCCAGACCTTCTCGTTTACGAGCGAGGCCCAGTTCGAGAACTTCACCGGGCAAACGCACAAGGTCACGGGAGCAATCAACTTCGACCCGGTTAAGCGAACCGGCAGCGGCAAGATCGAGGTCGATCTCGGGTCGGTCGACACAGGCATCGCCATGCGCAACGAACACCTGCAGAGCGACATGTGGTTCAACACGGCGAAGTTTCCGAAGGCCACCTTCGAAACGACGACCGTGAAGCACGTGAAGGGCGACGAGTACCAGGTCACCGGTAAGCTCACTCTCCACGGAGTGACCCGGACGATCACGACCACCGCCACGGTCAGGTACCTCCCGGAGAGCGACGCAACGCGCAAGGCGATGTTCATGGGGAACGTGGTGAACTTGAAGTGCCGGTTCCAGGTCAAGCTGGCCGACTACGGCATCATGATCCCCGACATGGCGAAGGGGAAGGTGGCCGAGACCATTGCCGTGAACCTGAACGTATTCGGGTACACGGGCTAG
- a CDS encoding DNA-binding transcriptional dual regulator Crp yields the protein MERSCLWYIRNLNFFPQLTEAQQMDLAASSKMIPSRRGHKLNVATTAGGNAYLIKEGHVRLLRAAEGREVAVDLLGPGDVLGLTPILTEDSDADHAEVLDDVLFCRVPARILRELLEATPGLALHFSKQQGLRRKTIELRLIDIAFCTVKVRIARLLAELAKRFGEDHPKGRKIGLKLTQREIAEMVGSNREAANRATLGLVDAGAIEFEGKNIVIVNSDKLSHEAQWDKPWQNVS from the coding sequence ATGGAGCGGAGCTGCCTTTGGTACATCCGAAACTTGAACTTCTTCCCCCAACTCACGGAGGCTCAGCAGATGGACCTTGCCGCGAGTTCGAAGATGATCCCCTCCAGACGCGGGCATAAGCTGAACGTCGCCACAACCGCCGGGGGCAACGCTTACCTGATCAAGGAGGGCCACGTGCGACTCTTGAGGGCCGCGGAAGGGCGCGAGGTGGCCGTGGACCTGCTCGGGCCGGGAGACGTGCTGGGCCTGACGCCGATCCTGACCGAAGACTCCGACGCCGACCACGCCGAGGTCTTGGACGACGTACTGTTTTGTAGGGTCCCCGCGCGAATCTTGCGAGAACTGCTCGAGGCGACTCCGGGCCTCGCCCTGCACTTCTCCAAGCAGCAAGGCCTCCGCCGCAAGACGATCGAACTGCGTCTGATCGACATCGCCTTTTGCACGGTCAAAGTCCGGATCGCTCGCCTTCTGGCTGAATTGGCAAAGAGATTTGGCGAGGACCACCCCAAGGGCCGGAAGATCGGCCTCAAGCTGACTCAGCGAGAGATCGCGGAAATGGTGGGCAGCAACCGCGAGGCGGCCAACCGGGCGACGCTCGGGCTCGTCGATGCGGGCGCGATCGAGTTCGAAGGCAAAAACATCGTGATCGTGAACTCGGACAAGTTGTCCCACGAAGCTCAGTGGGACAAGCCTTGGCAAAACGTGTCGTAG